Proteins co-encoded in one Vicia villosa cultivar HV-30 ecotype Madison, WI unplaced genomic scaffold, Vvil1.0 ctg.000274F_1_1, whole genome shotgun sequence genomic window:
- the LOC131626214 gene encoding uncharacterized protein LOC131626214 gives MSRNFFPNRSGNALPVSTTNDDAAAAGVAGGIRRRLSSSSLNNIPAAAANWSFPRSKSLSFSSSSVGDSIRSWWLWIFAWILSRKPIFATDLEMNEQETKHLASGDRGSWKHVFYRMRSEIKRITNSDDSYLPQTYTPNPQTMI, from the coding sequence ATGAGCAGAAACTTCTTCCCCAATAGAAGCGGAAATGCCCTCCCTGTATCCACCACCAACGATGATGCAGCCGCAGCAGGAGTAGCAGGAGGCATTCGCAGACGTCTATCAAGTTCTTCCCTCAACAACATCCCCGCAGCAGCAGCTAATTGGTCATTTCCCAGATCCAAGTCCCTCTCTTTCTCCTCCTCCTCCGTAGGTGATTCTATCAGAAGTTGGTGGCTCTGGATTTTCGCCTGGATCCTCTCCAGGAAACCTATCTTTGCAACAGATCTTGAAATGAACGAGCAGGAAACAAAGCACCTTGCATCCGGCGACAGAGGAAGTTGGAAACATGTTTTCTACCGGATGCGTTCTGAGATCAAAAGAATCACCAATTCTGATGACTCGTACCTTCCTCAAACCTACACGCCAAATCCACAAACAATGATATGA
- the LOC131626221 gene encoding CMP-sialic acid transporter 4-like: protein MEYRKIKDEDIDIDRAAEVDDVEKSFLLSVPSVSGEPKIDTHKTKAQWKRKSLVTFALTILTSSQAILIVWSKRAGKYEYSVTTANFLVETLKCAISLVALAKTWRTEGVTDDNRLTTTFDEVSVYPIPAALYLVKNLLQYYIFAYVDAPGYQILKNFNIISTGVLYRIILKRRLSEIQWAAFVLLTAGCTTAQLNSNSDHVLQTPVQGWVMAIVMALLSGFAGVYTEAIIKKRPSRNINVQNFWLYIFGMGFNAIAILVQDFDAVVNKGFFHGYSFITFLMIINHALSGIAVSMVMKYADNIVKVYSTSVAMLLTAVVSVFLFGFHLSLAFFLGTIVVSVSIYLHSAGKIQR from the exons ATGGAGTACAGGAAAATCAAAGATGAG GATATAGATATAGATAGGGCTGCGGAGGTCGACGATGTTGAAAAATCATTTTTGCTTTCAG TCCCTTCGGTCTCTGGAGAACCCAAAATTGACACTCACAAGACCAAAGCACAGTGGAAGCGCAA GTCGCTTGTTACATTTGCATTGACTATTCTTACTAGCTCCCAAGCCATTCTAATTGTTTGGTCTAAGAGAGCTGGCAAGTATGAGTATAGTGTTACTACTGCTAATTTTTTG GTTGAGACTTTAAAATGTGCCATATCCCTCGTCGCCTTGGCAAAAACATGGAGAACAGAGGGCGTCACCGACGACAACAG GTTGACTACAACGTTTGACGAAGTTAGTGTGTATCCTATCCCAGCAGCACTTTACCTTGTCAAAAATTTGCTTCAG TATTACATATTTGCATATGTAGATGCTCCAGGCTATCAGATATTGAAGAACTTTAATATTATCAGTACAGGCGTGCTCTACAGAATTATACTTAAGAGAAG GTTGAGTGAGATTCAGTGGGCTGCGTTTGTTCTACTAACTGCTGGGTGCACTACAGCTCAGTTGAATTCAAA TTCCGATCATGTTCTTCAAACTCCCGTTCAAGGTTGGGTGATGGCAATC GTCATGGCTCTCTTGAGTGGTTTTGCAGGAGTGTATACTGAG GCTATTATCAAAAAGCGTCCTTCTCGGAACATAAATGTTCAAAACTTCTGGTTGTATATCTTTGGCATGGGCTTCAATGCTATTGCGATATTGGTTCAAGATTTTGATGCAGTGGTGAACAA GGGATTCTTTCATGGATATTCGTTCATAACCTTCCTTATGATTATCAACCATGCGCTCAG TGGAATTGCTGTATCAATGGTAATGAAATATGCTGACAACATTGTGAAG GTGTATTCTACTTCAGTGGCAATGCTTCTTACAGCAGTTGTTTCTGTATTCCTTTTTGGCTTCCATCTCTCCCTTGCCTTCTTCCTTGGAACAAT TGTTGTCTCTGTTTCAATATATCTGCACTCTGCTGGGAAGATCCAAAGATAA
- the LOC131626220 gene encoding chloride channel protein CLC-e yields the protein MVGLGCALGVQPVLLLQHHHHHRSLLQPITLTTQLTRSASLFPHSCSNLIISNARTRPRFSLPQKQEEQPSSSSEQVEWIRNSGIISSCLVGLLTGVAVVLFNNVVHEIRDLSWDGIPDRGASWLREAPIQETWKRVILVPAFGGLIVSLLNLLSNSNFNSQPFLKAIAASVTLGTGNSLGPEGPSVDIGSSIAKWIASTPFFTSARILPLLAAGSAAGLAAGFNAAVAGCFFAVESVLWPSDSNSSLSLTNSTSTVILSAVIASVISQIGLGSQPAFQVPDYDFRSPAELPLYLLLGILCGLVSLTLSWSTSYMFTIFDNLHKATGMPKASFPILGGLSVGFIALLYPEILYWGFENVDILLESRPFVKGLSTDLLLQLVAVKIVATSLCRASGLVGGYYAPSLFIGGATGMAYGKLIALAVAQSNSVIDLSVLEVASPQAYGLVGMAATLAGVCQVPLTAVLLLFELTQDYRIVLPLLGAVGLSSWISSVQTKRGDERDRKKLKIQNSNYSSLPEISSRSSIKSSTGDTFAEGVSYLSNSSQVESSSRIEDKNDESVNYVTRILVSEAMKTRYVTVSMCTPLTKVIDLMLAEKQSCAVIVDTDNTLIGLLTLRDIQEYGKSAKAGSENSKEILVSELCVLNGGICSTPCTATPDMKLHHAQMIMKEHGVNQIPVVRNINEKAYPVGLLDPDSINLTYSVLATRQSLS from the exons ATGGTTGGTTTAGGATGTGCGCTTGGAGTTCAACCCGTTTTGCTTttgcaacatcatcatcatcatcgctcTTTGCTTCAACCAATAACACTTACGACGCAACTCACACGTTCGGCTTCATTATTCCCTCATTCTTGCTCAAACTTGATAATTTCAAATGCCCGAACAAGGCCTAGGTTTTCTCTACCCCAAAAGCAAGAGGAacaaccttcttcttcttccgaACAAGTTGAATGGATTCGAAATTCGGGAATCATATCTTCATGCTTGGTTGGTCTCTTAACCGGCGTCGCAGTAGTCCTCTTCAACAATGTT GTTCATGAAATTCGTGATTTGTCGTGGGATGGGATTCCCGATAGAGGAGCCTCATGGTTAAGAGAAGCGCCTATTCAAGAAACATGGAAAAGGGTTATACTTGTTCCAGCTTTTGGAGGACTTATCGTCTCTCTCCTCAACCTCCTTTCTAATTCCAATTTCAATTCCCAACCTTTCTTAAAAGCTATTGCAGCTTCTGTTACTTTAGGTACCGGTAATTCCTTAGGTCCCGAGGGTCCCAGCGTTGACATTGGCAGCTCCATTGCCAAATGGATTGCTTCAACTCCTTTCTTCACTTCCGCCAGAATTCTCCCTCTTCTTGCTGCTGGATCTGCTGCCGGCCTCGCTGCTGGTTTCAATGCTGCTGTTGCTGGTTGTTTCTTCGCTGTTGAGTCTGTCCTGTGGCCCTCTGATTCTAATTCATCTTTATCACTTACCAATTCTACTTCCACTGTTATTCTCAGTGCTGTCATAGCTTCTGTCATTTCTCAGATTGGCCTTGGCTCTCAACCTGCCTTTCAAGTTCCAGATTACGACTTCCGTTCTCCTGCTG AGCTCCCACTGTATTTATTGCTGGGTATTTTATGTGGTTTGGTATCATTGACCCTGTCTTGGTCCACATCCTATATGTTTACTATATTTGACAATCTTCACAAGGCCACTGGCATGCCAAAAGCTTCCTTCCCTATATTGGGAGGATTATCGGTTGGCTTCATAGCATTGTTATATCCCGAGATACTCTACTGGGGTTTTGAGAATGTTGACATTTTGTTAGAATCTCGCCCATTTGTCAAAGGTCTCTCCACAGACCTATTGCTTCAGCTAGTAGCTGTTAAAATAGTTGCTACTTCTCTGTGTCGGGCTTCTGGATTAGTGGGAGGCTATTATGCCCCGTCTCTCTTTATTGGCGGTGCAACTGGGATGGCTTACGGGAAATTAATTGCCTTGGCTGTTGCTCAGTCTAATTCTGTGATTGACCTCTCTGTTTTGGAAGTGGCGTCACCACAAGCTTATGGCCTG GTTGGAATGGCTGCGACTCTTGCAGGAGTTTGCCAAGTGCCACTTACTGCAGTTCTGCTTCTGTTTGAACTGACACAGGACTATCGGATTGTTCTACCCCTACTTGGAGCAGTAGGCTTGTCATCATGGATTTCATCTGTACAGACAAAGAGAGGTGATGAAAGGGATAGAAAAAAATTGAAGATACAAAACTCAAATTATTCCTCGCTTCCAGAAATATCTTCTCGTAGTTCAATTAAGTCGTCTACCGGGGATACCTTTGCTGAAGGCGTGTCATATTTGAGTAATTCATCTCAAGTGGAAAGTTCAAGTAGGATAGAGGATAAAAATGATGAGTCAGTGAATTATGTAACGAGAATATTAGTTTCGGAAGCCATGAAAACAAGATATGTGACGGTTTCCATGTGCACACCGCTTACTAAAGTAATAGATCTCATGCTTGCTGAGAAACAGTCTTGTGCAGTAATTGTTGATACAGATAATACTTTGATTGGTTTATTGACACttagagacattcaagagtaCGGAAAATCTGCAAAAGCTGGAAGCGAAAATTCCAAG GAGATTTTAGTTTCTGAATTATGTGTTTTAAATGGAGGAATATGTAGTACACCATGTACAGCTACTCCAGATATGAAACTTCATCACGCTCAAATGATTATGAAAGAACATGGAGTCAATCAAATTCCAGTTGTAAGGAACATCAATGAAAAAGCTTATCCAGTTGGCCTGCTAGACCCCGACAGTATCAATCTAACATACAG TGTTTTGGCCACAAGACAGTCCCTCAGCTGA
- the LOC131626219 gene encoding protein FAR1-RELATED SEQUENCE 5 gives MDNEMVEFDIALGGGDYQEDPIEIDEEEDEEDEEEEDETSGAVYFPEAGDLEPSDGMEFESEEAAKAFYNSYARRVGFSTRVSSSRRSRRDGAIIQRQFVCAKEGFRNLNEKRTKDREIKRPRTVTRVGCKASFSVKMQDSGKWIVSGFVREHNHELVPPDQVHCLRSHRQISGSAKTLIDTLQAAGMGPRRIMSALIKEYGGISKVGFTEVDCRNYMRNNRHRSLQGDIQLVLDYLRQMHAQNPNFFFAVQGDVDDEDHSIHNVFWADPKARLNYTFFGDTVTFDTTYRSNRYRLPFAPFTGVNHHGQPVLFGCAFLINESEASFDWLFKTWLMAMSGRPPLSITTDHDSVIQSAIMQVFPNTRHRFCKWHIFKQCQEKLSHIFLQFPNFEAEFHKCVNLTDSIDEFESCWSTLVDRYGLRDNEWLQAVHSACRQWVPVYLRDTFFAEMSITQRSDSMNSYFDGYVNASTSLNQFFKLYEKALESRNEKEVRADYDTMNTLPVLRTPSPMERQASELYTRKIFMRFQEELVGTLTFMASKAEDDGEVITYHVAKFGEDHKAYIVRFNVLAMKATCSCQMFEFSGLLCRHILAVFRVTNVLTLPSHYILKRWTRNAKSNVILEDHSCDVFTYYLESHTVRYTTLRHEAFKFVDKGASSPETFDVAKDALQEAAKKVAQVNRNEGRTPISNGKVRSHLLNNESRPNYTSGCQDESLVEHMNKDDMDKHIAKLTNELESANRKCEIYRSNLLSVLKAVEDHKLELSVKVENIKISMKDGL, from the exons TTAGTACTCGTGTCAGCTCATCCCGTCGTTCACGTCGCGACGGAGCTATCATTCAGCGACAATTCGTTTGTGCAAAGGAAGGGTTTCGCAATTTGAACGAGAAACGCACCAAAGATAGAGAGATCAAAAGGCCACGAACGGTTACCAGAGTTGGATGCAAGGCTTCTTTTTCTGTCAAAATGCAGGATTCCGGCAAGTGGATTGTATCTGGGTTTGTCAGAGAGCATAATCACGAACTTGTTCCACCCGATCAGGTTCACTGCCTTCGCTCTCACAGGCAAATATCTGGATCTGCTAAGACCCTCATTGACACTCTTCAGGCAGCTGGTATGGGTCCTCGTAGAATTATGTCAGCACTCATCAAAGAGTATGGTGGGATTAGCAAAGTCGGTTTTACCGAGGTTGATTGTAGGAATTACATGAGGAATAATCGCCACAGAAGTTTACAAGGGGACATTCAACTTGTTCTTGATTATTTGAGACAGATGCatgctcaaaaccctaattttttcttTGCTGTTCAAGGTGATGTTGATGACGAGGATCATTCAATCCACAATGTTTTTTGGGCTGACCCTAAGGCAAGGTTGAATTACACTTTTTTTGGAGATACAGTCACTTTTGACACTACTTATCGCTCTAATAGGTATCGATTACCCTTTGCTCCTTTTACTGGTGTCAACCATCATGGTCAACCGGTTCTCTTTGGTTGTGCTTTTCTAATTAATGAATCCGAGGCTTCATTTGACTGGCTTTTCAAGACATGGCTTATGGCCATGTCTGGACGTCCTCCACTCTCAATAACCACTGACCATGATTCTGTTATTCAGTCCGCCATAATGCAAGTGTTCCCTAACACCCGCCACCGTTTCTGCAAGTGGCACATCTTTAAGCAGTGCCAAGAGAAGTTGTCTCACATTTTCCTCCAGTTTCCAAATTTTGAAGCTGAGTTTCACAAATGTGTTAACTTGACTGACTCAATTGATGAATTTGAGTCTTGCTGGTCCACACTTGTAGATAGATATGGTCTCAGGGACAATGAATGGCTTCAGGCAGTACATTCCGCTTGCAGGCAGTGGGTACCTGTATATTTGCGAGACACGTTCTTTGCAGAAATGTCCATCACTCAGCGAAGTGATAGCATGAACTCTTACTTCGATGGCTATGTCAATGCTTCAACCAGTTTAAATCAGTTCTTTAAGCTTTATGAGAAAGCGCTTGAAAGTCGCAATGAGAAAGAAGTAAGAGCAGATTATGACACAATGAATACTTTGCCAGTATTGAGGACCCCATCTCCGATGGAGAGGCAAGCATCCGAGCTTTACACAAGGAAGATTTTCATGAGGTTCCAAGAGGAGTTGGTCGGCACACTAACATTCATGGCATCCAAAGCTGAGGACGATGGAGAGGTCATTACATATCATGTAGCTAAATTTGGAGAAGATCATAAAGCATACATCGTTAGATTCAATGTTTTGGCAATGAAAGCGACTTGCAGTTGCCAAATGTTTGAGTTTTCAGGTCTTCTTTGCAGACATATTCTGGCAGTCTTTAGAGTTACCAATGTCCTTACTCTTCCATCTCATTATATACTGAAACGATGGACAAGAAATGCAAAGAGCAATGTCATTTTGGAAGACCATTCTTGTGATGTATTTACTTACTATTTGGAATCTCATACAGTTAGATATACCACTCTCCGACACGAGGCCTTTAAATTTGTTGATAAAGGTGCAAGCTCCCCTGAAACTTTTGATGTTGCAAAGGATGCTTTACAAGAAGCTGCAAAAAAAGTTGCACAGGTAAACCGAAATGAGGGGAGAACTCCCATCAGCAATGGGAAAGTTAGGAGTCACTTACTGAATAATGAAAGCCGTCCTAATTACACTAGTGGCTGCCAGGATGAAAGCTTGGTCGAGCATATGAATAAG GATGATATGGATAAGCATATCGCAAAACTTACCAATGAGCTTGAGTCTGCAAATAGGAAGTGTGAAATTTATCGGTCCAACTTGCTCTCTGTTTTAAAAGCTGTTGAGGATCACAAGTTAGAGTTGTCAGTAAAGGTGGAAAACATTAAGATAAGCATGAAAGACGGCCTCTGA